The proteins below are encoded in one region of Nitrospira sp.:
- the trxB gene encoding thioredoxin reductase yields the protein MAELDLHKIAFPTLDDVHVATLAKFGTHRVLRDGEYLFKAGDREYKFFVVERGAVEIVEHSSGETKRVALHQRHAFGGDVSLMTGRPALISALARGDTEVFEISAGDIRRIMSERPALGELLFRAFIARRELLVASDFQGLRVVGAGSSRDTLRIRHFLARNQVPFTWVDVDHDPQVGILLQSFGLTEADVPVIVFGSEPLLRNPSTRELADLIGVRRPLTQRSYDLVIVGGGPAGLAAAVYASSEGLSTVVIDACAPGGQAGTSSKIENYLGFPTGISGSDLANRSILQAQKFGVQFSSPSPVTRLEFEKGQTLVWFDGEHVSTRCLLIATGADYRKLSVPRLEQYEGLGVYYAATLTELQLCRGSEVIVVGGGNSAGQAAMFLSEETRRVYLLLRGGDLRKGMSNYLADRIESADNIEVLLDMEVCRLMGDQRLEAVEIKNCRTDSTRTVQTPAVFTFIGATPCTGWLPAEIETDSKGFVKTGPLVSASPYWTADRSPFFLETSRPGVFAAGDVRLGSTKRVASAVGEGAMAVQFVHECLRLMGTRGA from the coding sequence ATGGCCGAATTGGACCTGCACAAAATCGCGTTTCCCACGCTCGACGACGTCCACGTTGCCACGCTGGCCAAATTCGGGACGCACCGGGTGTTACGTGATGGGGAGTACCTCTTTAAAGCCGGAGACCGTGAATACAAGTTTTTTGTCGTCGAGCGCGGCGCGGTGGAGATTGTCGAGCATTCGAGCGGCGAAACAAAGCGAGTGGCCTTGCACCAACGGCACGCATTTGGCGGTGACGTCAGCCTGATGACCGGCCGCCCAGCTCTGATCAGTGCATTGGCTCGCGGCGACACCGAGGTCTTCGAAATCTCAGCCGGCGATATCAGACGTATCATGAGCGAACGCCCAGCGCTCGGCGAGCTGTTGTTCCGGGCGTTTATTGCGCGCCGTGAGTTGCTTGTGGCATCCGACTTTCAAGGGCTTCGAGTGGTCGGGGCCGGTTCCTCGCGCGACACCCTCCGCATCCGTCACTTCCTTGCCAGAAATCAGGTGCCGTTCACGTGGGTCGATGTCGATCATGACCCTCAGGTCGGCATCCTGCTCCAGAGCTTCGGCCTGACCGAGGCTGACGTGCCGGTGATTGTCTTTGGATCGGAGCCGCTGTTGCGCAATCCCTCGACTCGAGAGTTGGCCGACCTCATCGGCGTCAGACGGCCGCTCACGCAACGGAGCTATGACTTGGTGATCGTCGGTGGAGGGCCAGCGGGGCTGGCTGCAGCCGTATACGCATCGTCGGAGGGGTTGAGCACCGTCGTGATCGATGCCTGTGCCCCGGGAGGACAGGCCGGCACCTCTTCGAAAATCGAGAACTATCTCGGCTTCCCGACCGGCATTTCCGGTAGCGACCTCGCGAACCGTTCCATTTTGCAAGCCCAGAAATTCGGCGTACAGTTCTCGTCTCCCTCCCCTGTGACGCGCCTCGAGTTTGAGAAGGGCCAGACACTCGTATGGTTCGACGGCGAGCATGTCTCGACGCGATGTCTGTTGATCGCGACGGGCGCCGACTATCGCAAGCTGAGCGTTCCCAGACTCGAACAATACGAGGGCTTGGGCGTCTACTACGCTGCGACCCTGACCGAGCTGCAGCTCTGCCGCGGCTCGGAGGTGATTGTCGTCGGCGGGGGCAATTCTGCCGGGCAAGCCGCTATGTTTCTGTCGGAAGAGACCCGGCGCGTGTACCTCCTTCTTCGTGGCGGAGACCTGCGTAAGGGCATGTCCAACTACTTAGCGGACCGTATCGAAAGTGCTGACAACATCGAAGTGCTGTTGGACATGGAGGTGTGTCGCTTGATGGGGGACCAGCGGTTGGAGGCCGTCGAAATCAAGAACTGCCGCACCGACAGCACACGCACGGTTCAGACCCCTGCCGTGTTTACCTTTATCGGCGCCACCCCCTGCACCGGTTGGCTGCCGGCTGAGATAGAGACCGACTCAAAGGGATTCGTGAAGACAGGACCACTGGTGTCAGCCTCTCCGTACTGGACGGCCGATCGGAGTCCCTTCTTCCTCGAGACCAGTCGTCCTGGCGTCTTCGCAGCGGGCGACGTGCGACTCGGCTCCACCAAGCGTGTAGCCTCGGCTGTGGGCGAGGGGGCCATGGCAGTGCAGTTCGTCCACGAATGCTTGAGACTCATGGGAACGAGAGGTGCATGA
- a CDS encoding ATPase, whose amino-acid sequence MGTNTIRLHRVFGATPERVYRAFLDADAMVKWLPPNGFTGKVHHMDPTVGGSFKMSFTNFTTGKSHSFGGQYLELVPHERLHYTDNFDDPNLPGEIHVTVTLKPVSCGTEVHILQEGVPDVIPAEACYMGWQESLILLGKLVEAEISD is encoded by the coding sequence ATGGGAACCAATACGATCCGGCTTCATCGCGTGTTTGGAGCAACGCCAGAGCGAGTGTATCGTGCGTTCTTGGATGCGGACGCCATGGTGAAATGGTTGCCGCCCAATGGCTTTACCGGCAAGGTGCATCACATGGACCCCACAGTCGGTGGGAGCTTCAAGATGTCATTTACCAATTTCACGACTGGCAAGAGCCATTCGTTTGGGGGGCAGTATCTCGAGCTCGTGCCGCATGAACGGCTCCACTACACGGACAACTTCGACGATCCAAATCTGCCAGGAGAGATCCACGTGACCGTCACGCTGAAGCCAGTCTCATGCGGTACCGAGGTCCACATCCTGCAGGAGGGGGTGCCCGACGTCATCCCGGCGGAAGCCTGCTACATGGGTTGGCAAGAATCGCTGATCCTGCTTGGGAAGCTGGTCGAAGCGGAGATTTCAGACTGA
- a CDS encoding putative exodeoxyribonuclease III protein XthA has translation MRIATWNVNSLKARLEKVKWWLDRAKPDVLLMQETKLADMDAPVEAFTQAGYELAHHGEGRWNGVAIASRCGLDDVITNFGEPLRPARTSETGDDEPLAEARMIAALCGGVRVISVYVPNGRQVDSPFYEAKLLWFDTLVRWITETVAPTTSAVIGGDFNVAPEDIDVWDPAACHGGTHVSNREREAFARLSRMGFTDAYRLHHPEPGRYTWWDYRAGSFHKNAGMRIDHLLVTEPLKHRVVWAEIDREARKGKPLPSDHTPLVIDIDRHGCSFDAGWASAESRIAARSRKER, from the coding sequence ATGCGGATCGCCACCTGGAACGTCAACTCCCTGAAGGCTCGCCTGGAGAAGGTCAAGTGGTGGCTGGATCGAGCGAAGCCGGACGTGCTTCTGATGCAGGAAACGAAGCTGGCGGATATGGACGCACCTGTCGAAGCGTTCACGCAAGCTGGATATGAGCTGGCGCACCATGGGGAGGGTCGATGGAACGGCGTCGCCATCGCCAGTCGGTGCGGCCTTGACGACGTGATCACAAATTTTGGGGAGCCATTGCGGCCGGCACGGACGTCTGAAACCGGTGACGATGAACCGCTGGCGGAGGCGAGGATGATCGCAGCCCTATGCGGCGGCGTTCGGGTCATCTCTGTATACGTGCCGAACGGCCGGCAGGTGGACTCGCCCTTTTATGAAGCGAAGCTCCTATGGTTCGATACGCTGGTTCGTTGGATTACCGAGACCGTTGCTCCGACGACATCGGCCGTCATCGGGGGTGATTTCAACGTGGCGCCAGAAGACATCGATGTGTGGGACCCAGCCGCTTGTCACGGCGGCACGCACGTGTCCAATCGCGAGCGGGAAGCATTTGCGCGACTTTCACGTATGGGATTCACCGATGCGTACCGATTACATCACCCGGAACCCGGGCGGTACACCTGGTGGGACTATCGCGCCGGCAGCTTTCACAAAAATGCCGGCATGCGCATCGACCACCTGCTCGTCACGGAGCCTTTGAAACACCGTGTGGTCTGGGCCGAGATCGATCGCGAGGCGCGGAAGGGCAAACCGTTACCGTCGGATCATACTCCCCTGGTCATCGACATCGACCGCCACGGCTGCTCCTTCGATGCCGGCTGGGCATCGGCCGAGTCGCGAATTGCGGCACGATCGAGGAAGGAGCGCTGA
- a CDS encoding prolyl 4-hydroxylase, producing MMSTTIQDRLTQLNWKAITTSLWQRGYATTHPLLTAEECKSLAALCSDEHLFRSRIDMKRFRLGEGEYKYFTYPLPPLVQTLREAIYPHLAVTANAWARALSQSDSFPLSHDKLLALCRRNGQTKPTPLLLRYTAGGYNCLHQDLYGAVTFPLQLTAFLSRPERDFAGGEFLLVEQRPRAQSRGEVLAPKQGEIVIFATRYRPVEGSRGVYRVTMRHGVSTVRSGSRVTLGVIFHDAE from the coding sequence ATGATGAGCACGACCATCCAAGACAGACTGACCCAGCTTAACTGGAAGGCGATCACAACATCCTTATGGCAACGAGGGTATGCCACAACTCATCCGCTGCTTACGGCTGAGGAGTGCAAGTCTCTCGCCGCCTTATGCAGCGATGAGCACCTGTTCCGAAGTCGGATCGACATGAAGCGCTTTCGATTGGGCGAAGGGGAGTACAAATATTTTACGTATCCGTTGCCGCCGCTGGTGCAAACCTTGCGCGAAGCCATCTATCCCCATCTTGCGGTCACCGCCAATGCTTGGGCACGGGCATTGAGTCAATCCGATAGTTTTCCGCTGAGCCACGATAAGTTGCTCGCCCTCTGTCGTCGGAATGGGCAGACGAAACCCACGCCGTTGTTACTTCGATACACTGCCGGGGGTTATAACTGCCTTCATCAGGATCTTTATGGAGCGGTCACGTTCCCGCTGCAGCTCACCGCCTTCCTGAGTCGTCCTGAACGCGATTTTGCCGGTGGTGAGTTTCTGCTCGTGGAGCAACGACCGAGGGCGCAATCGCGCGGCGAGGTCTTGGCTCCCAAGCAAGGCGAAATCGTGATCTTTGCGACGCGATACCGTCCCGTAGAAGGCAGCCGAGGCGTTTACCGAGTCACCATGCGGCATGGCGTGAGCACGGTTCGCTCCGGCTCACGCGTTACGCTCGGCGTCATCTTCCACGATGCCGAGTAA
- a CDS encoding dihydrofolate reductase has protein sequence MRKIIAITQITLDGVMQAPGSREEDPSNGFTYGGWAMSYLDDGLNRAISETITGEFDMLLGRRTYEIFAAYWPNQGDNPIAKAFNKATKYVVTHSLDRFEWLKSQRLGGDVVEEVRQFKGSEGPALHIWGSSELLQTLIIAELVDEYRIWVFPLVLGEGKRLLENGVPPFSLALVKTRSTPTGVLVNTYHPDGPPRTSAMAI, from the coding sequence ATGAGAAAGATCATTGCAATCACGCAAATCACCCTTGATGGCGTCATGCAGGCGCCCGGTAGCCGCGAAGAGGATCCGAGTAACGGGTTCACCTACGGAGGCTGGGCCATGTCCTACTTGGACGATGGCCTGAACCGCGCCATTAGCGAGACAATCACCGGTGAGTTCGACATGCTTTTGGGGCGCCGGACCTATGAGATCTTTGCTGCCTATTGGCCGAACCAGGGCGACAACCCGATCGCCAAGGCGTTCAACAAGGCCACGAAATACGTCGTCACGCACAGCCTCGACCGCTTTGAGTGGTTGAAATCGCAGCGTCTCGGCGGCGATGTGGTTGAAGAGGTCCGCCAGTTTAAGGGATCGGAGGGGCCGGCGTTGCATATCTGGGGCAGCAGCGAATTGCTGCAGACGCTGATCATTGCCGAACTCGTCGACGAATATCGCATCTGGGTATTTCCGCTGGTGCTTGGAGAAGGAAAGCGGCTGCTCGAGAACGGCGTGCCGCCGTTCAGCCTCGCTCTAGTTAAGACGCGAAGCACGCCCACAGGTGTCCTCGTCAACACGTACCATCCAGATGGTCCTCCAAGAACAAGTGCGATGGCGATATAG
- a CDS encoding alcohol dehydrogenase: MRGAILYGPRDIRYVEREDAKILAPTDVILRLSATCICGSDLWPYRGIEASEQPTPMGHEYCGIVEEVGNEVKTVRRGQFVVGSFFASDNTCAICSAGYQSRCVHAEYVGAGGAQAPLLRVPLADGTLVATPDIPSTDLVPSLLATSDVLGTGWFAADAAAVGPGKTVAVVGDGAVGLCAVLAAKQLGAERIIAMSRHEKRQKLAREFGATDIIGERGDAGVAQIKDLTGGLGAHSVVEAVGTQESMMQAIRCTRAGGYVGYVGVAHGVQLSGDELFFAEIHLHGGPAPVRRYLPKLIDLVWMGQIHPGKVFDLTLPLDQVAEGYRAMDERRAIKTLLFP, translated from the coding sequence ATGAGAGGTGCCATACTCTATGGTCCGCGCGACATTCGTTATGTCGAGAGGGAAGACGCCAAGATCCTCGCACCGACCGACGTCATCCTTCGCCTCTCGGCCACCTGCATTTGCGGATCCGATCTATGGCCGTACCGCGGTATCGAGGCGTCGGAGCAGCCCACGCCGATGGGGCACGAGTACTGCGGCATCGTCGAGGAAGTTGGGAACGAGGTGAAGACGGTCAGGCGCGGTCAGTTTGTCGTCGGCTCGTTCTTTGCCTCCGACAATACCTGCGCCATTTGCAGCGCGGGGTATCAAAGCCGCTGCGTCCACGCCGAATACGTGGGGGCGGGCGGCGCCCAGGCGCCACTGCTACGCGTCCCGCTGGCAGATGGTACGTTGGTTGCGACGCCGGACATTCCATCAACAGACCTGGTTCCCAGCCTACTCGCGACTTCCGATGTCCTCGGTACTGGTTGGTTTGCTGCCGACGCGGCGGCCGTCGGCCCCGGCAAGACCGTGGCCGTTGTCGGCGACGGGGCGGTTGGCCTTTGTGCGGTGCTCGCCGCGAAGCAACTCGGTGCCGAACGGATCATTGCAATGAGCCGGCACGAGAAGAGACAGAAGCTCGCGCGTGAGTTCGGCGCGACCGACATCATAGGCGAGCGGGGCGACGCGGGCGTGGCACAGATCAAGGACCTCACCGGTGGGCTCGGGGCTCACTCTGTGGTCGAAGCCGTGGGCACGCAGGAATCGATGATGCAGGCGATCCGCTGCACGCGTGCCGGCGGGTACGTCGGCTACGTCGGTGTTGCGCACGGCGTGCAGCTCTCCGGCGACGAGTTGTTTTTTGCAGAAATTCACCTCCACGGCGGGCCTGCCCCCGTACGCCGCTACCTCCCCAAGCTGATCGACTTGGTCTGGATGGGACAGATCCACCCCGGCAAAGTCTTCGACCTGACGCTGCCGCTCGACCAAGTGGCCGAAGGCTACCGCGCGATGGACGAGCGTCGCGCGATCAAGACACTGTTGTTTCCGTAA
- a CDS encoding hypothetical protein (possible pseudo, frameshifted): protein MVTSACGLVQYWGGPIRRIQPGDVISCPPNKKHWHGATSTTAMTHIAIQEQLDGKVVDWMEKVSDEQYRAGATAE, encoded by the coding sequence ATGGTCACATCCGCCTGCGGCCTGGTCCAATACTGGGGAGGTCCGATCAGGAGGATTCAGCCGGGGGACGTGATATCATGCCCGCCAAATAAAAAACATTGGCACGGGGCGACATCCACCACGGCCATGACGCATATCGCCATTCAGGAGCAGCTCGACGGTAAGGTTGTGGACTGGATGGAAAAAGTGAGCGACGAACAATACCGAGCCGGAGCAACAGCCGAGTAG
- a CDS encoding hypothetical protein (possible pseudo, frameshifted), translating to MEIKRIGSQPSSKGPADWFTGTVRIDPLFQANEPARSTGARVTFEPGARTAWHTHPLGQTLDGHIRLRPGPILGRSDQEDSAGGRDIMPAK from the coding sequence ATGGAGATCAAGCGAATCGGTTCGCAACCGTCGTCCAAAGGACCGGCCGATTGGTTTACCGGCACGGTGCGCATCGATCCTTTATTTCAAGCCAATGAGCCTGCGCGTTCGACCGGTGCACGCGTCACGTTCGAACCGGGTGCTCGGACAGCGTGGCACACCCATCCGCTTGGTCAGACACTTGATGGTCACATCCGCCTGCGGCCTGGTCCAATACTGGGGAGGTCCGATCAGGAGGATTCAGCCGGGGGACGTGATATCATGCCCGCCAAATAA
- the mutM gene encoding formamidopyrimidine-DNA glycosylase, whose amino-acid sequence MTMPELPDVEVFRKYLRSRALHRCIRTIQVLTPRLVQNVGVKSLQRRLQGRQFVSTQRHGKYLFLRLDRGGWLLLHFGMTGYPVVSKDLVCSSDHAHLRIQFSDGRTFAYFDPRKLGRIGLVNEPSELIRAKNLGPDARTVDRVQFRRQLQQKKAHAKAALMDQQTLAGIGNVYADEILFRAGVSPLARLTDATRATWNVLYRAMQHVWKEAIRKGADPSHLPRTYLLPHRHPGGHCPRCHRPLRTIKVHGRTTYYCPRDQRSVNRKDSRQ is encoded by the coding sequence ATGACCATGCCGGAACTTCCCGACGTCGAGGTCTTCAGGAAATATCTTCGGTCACGGGCGCTGCACCGGTGTATTCGCACGATCCAGGTTCTAACACCTCGTCTAGTCCAGAACGTTGGCGTGAAGAGCCTTCAGCGGCGCTTGCAAGGAAGACAATTCGTCTCGACCCAACGCCATGGTAAGTACCTGTTTCTCAGACTTGATCGTGGAGGATGGCTGCTGCTGCATTTCGGCATGACGGGCTATCCGGTCGTCTCCAAGGACCTAGTATGTTCCTCTGATCATGCTCACCTGCGGATACAATTCAGCGATGGAAGAACTTTCGCCTACTTCGACCCTCGCAAATTGGGACGAATCGGACTTGTAAATGAACCCTCTGAATTGATTCGAGCCAAAAATCTGGGGCCTGACGCTCGAACGGTGGATCGAGTACAGTTTCGCCGCCAGCTGCAGCAAAAGAAGGCCCACGCCAAGGCGGCACTCATGGACCAGCAGACGCTCGCAGGTATTGGGAATGTGTACGCGGATGAGATCCTATTCCGTGCCGGCGTTTCCCCGCTGGCTCGTCTGACGGATGCGACGCGGGCGACATGGAACGTGTTGTATCGCGCGATGCAGCACGTGTGGAAGGAGGCCATCCGGAAGGGAGCGGATCCTTCGCATTTGCCGAGAACGTACCTGCTTCCCCATCGCCATCCCGGCGGCCATTGTCCACGCTGCCATCGTCCGCTCCGAACCATCAAGGTACATGGGCGGACCACTTATTATTGCCCCCGTGATCAACGAAGCGTGAATCGAAAGGATTCTCGTCAGTGA
- a CDS encoding sorbosone dehydrogenase: protein MYRPSRVPVGRLRSPDLTMGPYHMMLPLFFSLILLFTANPSLAAALPIETIKLPPGFTIELYAHNVPNARGMALGKNGTLFVGTKAQGDVYAVIDKDGDHRADTVLTIASGLRMPVGVAFQKGSLYVSAVDRIMRFDDIEQRLTNPPSPVTITDRFPKDRAHGWKFIAFGPDGKLYVPVGAPCNICEPDPDRYAMLSRITPDGSSYEIVARGVRNSVGFDWDPETHNLWFTENGRDYLGDNQPPDELNHATKAGLHFGYPYCHGGTIKDPEYGDHHTCHKFTPPALRLGPHVAALGMRFYTGTMFPQEYRNQIFIAEHGSWNRSSKIGYRITLASRDDQGTLRYSVFAEGWLQGEKPWGRPVDVLVMPDGALLISDDSAGVIYRVSYREP from the coding sequence ATGTACCGTCCGTCTCGCGTCCCGGTGGGACGGCTCCGCAGCCCTGATCTGACCATGGGTCCATATCACATGATGTTGCCGTTATTCTTCTCCCTGATCCTACTGTTCACGGCCAACCCGAGCCTCGCGGCCGCGCTTCCAATAGAAACCATCAAGCTACCACCCGGCTTCACCATTGAGCTCTATGCACACAATGTTCCAAACGCCCGCGGCATGGCCCTCGGAAAGAATGGGACGCTCTTCGTTGGCACAAAGGCGCAGGGCGACGTCTATGCGGTCATCGACAAAGATGGAGATCACCGGGCCGATACGGTACTGACGATAGCCAGCGGATTGCGCATGCCCGTGGGTGTCGCCTTTCAAAAGGGTTCCCTGTATGTCTCCGCTGTCGATCGGATCATGCGGTTCGACGACATCGAGCAGCGGCTCACGAACCCACCGTCACCCGTGACCATCACAGACCGATTCCCCAAGGACAGGGCACATGGGTGGAAATTCATCGCCTTCGGTCCGGACGGCAAGCTGTACGTCCCCGTCGGGGCCCCCTGTAACATCTGCGAGCCCGATCCCGATCGTTATGCGATGCTTTCCCGTATCACTCCGGATGGAAGCAGCTACGAAATCGTCGCGCGCGGGGTGCGGAACTCGGTCGGATTCGACTGGGATCCGGAGACGCACAACCTGTGGTTCACGGAGAACGGTCGCGACTATTTGGGGGACAATCAGCCTCCTGATGAGCTGAATCATGCCACGAAAGCCGGCCTCCACTTTGGATATCCCTATTGCCATGGCGGCACGATCAAAGACCCGGAGTATGGCGACCACCACACCTGTCACAAGTTTACTCCACCCGCTCTCAGACTGGGGCCGCACGTCGCCGCGCTGGGCATGCGTTTCTACACGGGCACGATGTTCCCTCAGGAATACCGCAATCAAATTTTCATTGCGGAACATGGCTCCTGGAATCGCAGCAGCAAAATTGGCTATCGGATTACTCTCGCGTCGCGGGATGACCAGGGAACCCTTCGCTACTCCGTCTTCGCGGAAGGCTGGCTTCAGGGGGAGAAACCTTGGGGACGCCCCGTTGATGTGCTGGTCATGCCCGATGGGGCGCTGCTGATTTCTGACGATTCGGCGGGCGTGATCTATCGGGTCAGCTACAGGGAGCCCTAG
- a CDS encoding pyridine nucleotide-disulfide oxidoreductase, producing the protein MSGTDGETLSGPDFATEGVPSSALRDGAMSLGHFNGEPVLLVRKGAAVLAMGGKCTHYGGPLEQGLFDGSTVRCPWHHACFRPETGEAVHAPAIDPVSCYNVVERGGRYFVTGSKSAAPTHPSPVSAPTSVLIIGGGAAGFAAAEMLQREGYRGPVTMITADEAAPYDRPNISKDYLAGNAPEEWIPLRPSGWYGQTRVELIKSRRVVKVVPESRSVELEDGRHLEYGALLLATGASPTSLDVPGSQLPHVRYLRTLADSRAIIQHAKQARRAVVIGASFIGLEAAASLRARNVEVHIVAPDEIPMQRVLGVELGRVVRELHEQHGVRFHLGQTVMSIAEHSVNLKNGTKLEADLVVVGIGVQPNVELAQQAGLRMDRGVLVDEYLRTSVPEIWAAGDIARWPDRYSGSAIRVEHWVVAERHGQAVARNMLGRHEPFTAAPFFWSMHYDVAIGYVGYAQEWEAVKVVGSIPDRDCLAAYRKHGKTMAVASINRDLDSLRVQVAMERGDVEAVEAIVQGR; encoded by the coding sequence ATGAGTGGTACAGACGGCGAGACATTGTCCGGCCCTGACTTCGCAACCGAAGGCGTGCCATCGAGCGCATTGCGCGACGGGGCTATGTCGCTCGGCCATTTCAACGGGGAACCGGTGTTATTGGTTCGCAAAGGCGCTGCCGTGCTTGCCATGGGTGGGAAGTGCACCCATTATGGGGGCCCGCTGGAGCAGGGTCTCTTCGACGGATCGACTGTCCGCTGCCCCTGGCACCACGCCTGTTTTCGACCTGAAACTGGCGAAGCCGTCCACGCCCCAGCCATCGATCCGGTCTCATGCTACAACGTTGTGGAACGTGGTGGCCGCTACTTCGTGACGGGCTCGAAATCAGCCGCTCCGACGCACCCTTCGCCCGTCTCCGCGCCTACGTCCGTCCTCATTATCGGCGGAGGGGCCGCAGGCTTTGCGGCCGCCGAGATGCTTCAACGGGAAGGCTATCGAGGACCGGTCACGATGATCACGGCCGATGAGGCCGCTCCCTACGACCGTCCGAACATTTCGAAGGATTACCTCGCCGGTAACGCGCCGGAGGAGTGGATTCCCCTGCGCCCATCGGGGTGGTATGGACAGACGCGCGTTGAGCTGATCAAAAGCCGACGCGTGGTGAAGGTCGTGCCGGAATCTCGATCCGTTGAACTGGAGGATGGCCGACACCTCGAGTACGGGGCATTGTTGCTCGCCACGGGGGCATCGCCAACCAGCTTGGACGTTCCCGGCTCGCAATTGCCACATGTTCGTTATCTGCGCACCCTGGCCGACAGCCGAGCCATCATTCAGCACGCCAAGCAGGCACGCCGAGCCGTGGTGATCGGCGCGAGCTTTATCGGATTGGAGGCGGCAGCCTCGCTCCGGGCTCGGAACGTCGAGGTACATATCGTGGCGCCGGATGAAATTCCCATGCAGCGGGTGCTCGGCGTCGAATTAGGACGCGTCGTGCGAGAGCTGCACGAGCAGCATGGCGTTCGGTTTCACCTGGGGCAGACCGTGATGTCGATTGCCGAGCACTCGGTCAACTTGAAGAACGGGACAAAGCTGGAGGCTGATCTCGTCGTGGTGGGAATTGGTGTCCAACCCAATGTTGAACTCGCGCAACAGGCGGGCCTGCGGATGGACCGCGGCGTCCTGGTAGACGAATATTTGCGTACCAGTGTCCCGGAAATTTGGGCCGCCGGCGACATCGCCCGATGGCCGGATCGTTATTCCGGTAGCGCCATTCGTGTCGAGCACTGGGTCGTAGCCGAGCGGCACGGCCAAGCGGTTGCCCGCAATATGCTGGGTCGTCATGAGCCATTCACCGCCGCTCCGTTTTTCTGGAGCATGCATTACGATGTGGCAATTGGTTATGTGGGATATGCTCAAGAGTGGGAGGCCGTGAAGGTGGTGGGAAGCATCCCAGATCGCGACTGCCTCGCGGCGTACCGGAAGCACGGCAAGACAATGGCCGTGGCTTCCATCAACCGCGACCTTGATTCACTACGCGTGCAAGTCGCCATGGAACGCGGTGATGTCGAGGCAGTCGAAGCAATCGTTCAAGGACGATAG
- the aes gene encoding esterase, translating into MHPITDPQLAAGLAGFERALPGGIALDDIPAARKKMDDLRATMATAAPNIPGVDSRDHSVPGPEGAPDVMVRLYRPETRPEPLPALLWIHGGGYVLGSVQATDLQAKTMARALGCVVASVEYRLAPEHPFPAALDDCYAALAWLSRTAPQIGIDQSRIAIGGASAGGGLAAGLALLARDRGEITVRYQLLLYPMLDDSNVQPAGPNMPDSPVWTRASNLAGWRAYLRQEPGSDGVSEYAAPIRAQNVSDLPPTYIGVGTTDLFRDENIAYAQRLMRAGVPTELHVYADGFHGFDGFAADSDTAQRFTAEHTRLLYRALHGS; encoded by the coding sequence ATGCACCCGATTACGGACCCGCAATTAGCTGCGGGGCTAGCTGGTTTCGAGCGAGCGCTTCCTGGCGGGATTGCCCTCGATGATATTCCCGCAGCTCGCAAGAAGATGGACGACCTGCGGGCCACTATGGCTACGGCGGCGCCCAACATTCCCGGTGTGGACAGTCGCGATCACTCTGTCCCAGGGCCGGAGGGGGCACCGGATGTAATGGTACGCCTCTACCGACCTGAAACCCGTCCTGAACCGTTGCCGGCACTGCTTTGGATTCACGGTGGCGGGTACGTCCTCGGGAGTGTCCAAGCAACCGATCTACAGGCAAAGACGATGGCACGCGCGTTAGGTTGTGTGGTGGCCTCAGTGGAATATCGGCTCGCACCGGAGCACCCCTTCCCCGCAGCCCTTGATGATTGCTACGCAGCGCTCGCATGGCTGTCGCGAACGGCACCTCAAATTGGCATCGACCAGTCGCGCATCGCGATTGGCGGCGCCAGTGCAGGGGGTGGCCTGGCGGCAGGGCTCGCCTTGCTGGCACGAGACCGAGGAGAGATTACGGTCCGCTACCAGCTGCTACTTTACCCGATGCTCGATGACTCAAACGTACAACCGGCTGGACCCAACATGCCGGATTCGCCGGTTTGGACACGGGCGAGCAACTTGGCGGGATGGCGGGCCTATCTTCGACAGGAGCCAGGCAGCGACGGCGTCTCGGAATATGCGGCACCCATCCGTGCTCAAAACGTGAGCGACTTGCCGCCGACCTACATTGGTGTTGGGACGACGGACTTATTTCGCGACGAGAATATTGCGTACGCGCAACGTTTGATGCGAGCCGGCGTCCCAACCGAACTGCACGTCTATGCAGACGGTTTTCATGGCTTCGATGGGTTTGCGGCTGATTCCGATACGGCACAGCGCTTTACGGCGGAACACACCCGACTCCTGTACCGCGCACTGCACGGATCGTGA